The DNA window CAGCCATCGTACCGGCTGTCTGCATTGGCCTGTTTGAATTCGCCAGACACGAATACCTACAGGTGATTTCGATGAATTGGGGCAATGTGTTGGTGGCAATCCTGACAGGAATCATCTTTTTCTTATTTTCCCACGGCATCTTCGCCTTAATGGAAAACCTGTACGGCAAGCTGCAGCAGGAAAAGCAGGAAACGGCGGTATTGCAGGAGCGTTCCCGGATTGCCCGCAATTTGCATGACAGTATCGCCCAGTCGCTGTTTTTTATGAACGTAAAAATAATGGACATCGAAAAGGCCTGCAAAAATGGCCAGCAGCCCTGGCCGGCAATTAACGACTTGCGGGAAGCCATCCGGTTTACCGATACCGAACTGCGACAGCATATTTTTGCCCTGCAAACCGTGGCCGCCGATGACAACATAAATCTCATCGCCGCCATGCAGAATCATCTGCACCAGTATGAAGTGCAGACCGGGACCAAAGTCAATTTAGCCGTCACTTGCGCCACGCCAAATCCTTTTAACTCTTATGAACGCAAGCAGCTATTCCATATTTTTCAGGAGTTATTATTTAATATCCGCAAGCATGCCGCAGCAACACAAGTGAATGTCAGCTTAAACGAAAACAGCGAAGCCTTTACCCTGACGATTGCCGACAACGGCAAAGGCTTCATCGCGGCAGACAATCTCCGCAAAAAAAACTCCTTCGGTTATAAACTATTGGAGCAGGATATAAGGTCCATCAAAGCCGACCTCAGGCTATCCAGCAGTCCGGGTACCGGAACCACCGTAACGGTTACGAAAAATAAGAAAAAGGAGCTGTTCTCGTGACCATTAAAGTCCTGATCGTTGACGACCACTTCCTGTCCCGCAAAGGCATCGCCAGCATCCTTGCCGCCA is part of the Propionispora hippei DSM 15287 genome and encodes:
- a CDS encoding sensor histidine kinase; amino-acid sequence: MPITQMKWIAAIVPAVCIGLFEFARHEYLQVISMNWGNVLVAILTGIIFFLFSHGIFALMENLYGKLQQEKQETAVLQERSRIARNLHDSIAQSLFFMNVKIMDIEKACKNGQQPWPAINDLREAIRFTDTELRQHIFALQTVAADDNINLIAAMQNHLHQYEVQTGTKVNLAVTCATPNPFNSYERKQLFHIFQELLFNIRKHAAATQVNVSLNENSEAFTLTIADNGKGFIAADNLRKKNSFGYKLLEQDIRSIKADLRLSSSPGTGTTVTVTKNKKKELFS